The following are encoded together in the Callithrix jacchus isolate 240 chromosome 19, calJac240_pri, whole genome shotgun sequence genome:
- the ASCL5 gene encoding achaete-scute homolog 5, translating into MNNNFCRALVDRRPLGSPGCMQLGVVPSPRQAPLPRAEPLGNVPFLLYPGPAEPPYYDAYAGVFPYVPFPGAFGVYDYPFEPAFIQKRNERERQRVKCVNEGYARLRGHLPGALAEKRLSKVETLRAAIRYIKYLQELLSAAPDGAPPPAARGLPGTGPCPAPPAAPRPDCPGDGEAGEPSSLVPESSESSCFSPSPFLESEESCH; encoded by the coding sequence ATGAACAATAACTTCTGCCGGGCGCTGGTGGACCGGAGGCCCCTGGGCTCCCCCGGCTGCATGCAGCTGGGCGTCGTGCCCTCTCCCCGGCAGGCGCCCCTGCCCCGCGCCGAGCCCCTGGGCAACGTGCCCTTCCTACTGTACCCGGGGCCCGCCGAGCCGCCCTACTACGACGCCTACGCGGGGGTGTTCCCCTACGTGCCCTTCCCCGGCGCCTTCGGGGTCTACGATTACCCCTTCGAGCCCGCCTTCATCCAGAAGCGCAACGAGCGCGAGCGGCAGCGCGTCAAGTGCGTCAACGAGGGCTACGCGCGCCTCCGCGGCCACCTCCCCGGCGCCCTGGCAGAGAAGCGGCTCAGCAAGGTGGAGACGCTGCGCGCCGCCATCCGCTACATAAAGTACCTGCAGGAGCTGCTGAGCGCCGCCCCCGACGGCGCGCCGCCCCCCGCTGCCCGCGGCCTCCCCGGCACCGGGCCCTGCCCCGCGCCGCCCGCCGCCCCCCGGCCCGACTGCCCCGGCGACGGCGAGGCCGGGGAGCCCTCCTCCCTGGTGCCGGAGTCATCCGAGTCCTCCTGCTTCTCCCCATCGCCTTTCTTGGAGTCGGAGGAATCCTGCCACTGA